Proteins encoded by one window of Salmonirosea aquatica:
- a CDS encoding SanA/YdcF family protein: MKRLVKIFVGVSFGSIVFVLLCNMWVVMTTRSQSYFSVKKLPTNEVGLVLGTSKATSDGKENLFFKYRMEAAARLFNEGKVKYLILSGNNDSKYYNEPLDMQKAIMALGVPRSAMQLDYAGYRTFDSVIRCKGIFNEDNITIVSQDFQNARALYIAKNEGINAVAFAAQDVPAGYSVRTLVREYLARPKAVLDVHFYRPPTLPHNKMR, translated from the coding sequence GTGAAACGCCTTGTAAAAATATTTGTCGGTGTATCCTTCGGAAGTATCGTGTTCGTGCTTCTCTGCAATATGTGGGTGGTTATGACCACCCGTTCGCAGAGCTATTTCTCAGTTAAAAAACTGCCCACCAATGAGGTAGGTCTCGTACTGGGTACCAGCAAAGCCACCTCCGATGGCAAGGAGAACCTGTTTTTCAAGTACCGTATGGAGGCTGCGGCTCGGCTATTTAATGAAGGAAAAGTCAAGTACCTGATTTTGAGTGGCAATAACGACTCAAAATATTACAACGAGCCCCTGGATATGCAGAAGGCAATCATGGCTTTAGGGGTACCTCGCAGCGCCATGCAACTGGACTATGCCGGGTACCGTACCTTCGATTCGGTAATTCGGTGTAAGGGAATTTTCAATGAGGACAACATCACGATAGTCTCCCAGGATTTTCAGAATGCCCGGGCCCTTTACATTGCCAAAAATGAGGGCATTAATGCCGTAGCCTTTGCGGCGCAGGATGTGCCAGCGGGCTACTCAGTCCGTACGCTGGTGCGGGAATACCTGGCGCGGCCTAAGGCAGTACTTGATGTACACTTTTATCGACCACCTACCCTGCCCCACAACAAAATGCGGTAG
- a CDS encoding NAD(P)/FAD-dependent oxidoreductase, with the protein MPLTKQYILPPEIALEENAFRTYVLSDLRIKEPSSVLIRKVRQSIDARGRQVKVNVQADVFIDEVPTEVIDYRKPLVDVSQSDAVIIVGCGPAGTFAALRLIEAGLKPIILERGKDVRSRRRDLAAINRHHTVNPDSNYCFGEGGAGTYSDGKLYTRSNKRGNIRRILEIFVAHGASEDILIEAHPHIGTNKLPKIVAEMRETIESAGGEIHFDSRVVDLLIEQNEIKGVVTRDGNEHTGLGVILATGHSARDIFDLLHTRNVTIEEKPFAMGVRIEHPQQTIDRIQYHCGTDRGPYLPAASYSLVAQTRYKGLQRGVFSFCMCPGGFIVPSATSPGELVVNGMSPSRRDSRFANSGIVVATQPADTKQYREFGPLAGLHFQREVEQRACQMAGNTQTAPAQRVNDFLSKKISSSLNDTSYQPGLLAADFFSVLPETIVHPLQKGLQEFGQKMKGYTTQEAQLIGVESRTSSPVRIPRDPHLCEHPSLKRLFPCGEGAGYAGGIMSAAMDGERCAEQLVARYRK; encoded by the coding sequence ATGCCCTTAACCAAGCAGTACATTCTTCCTCCCGAAATCGCATTGGAGGAAAATGCTTTCCGTACCTACGTTCTGTCCGATCTCCGCATCAAGGAGCCTTCCAGCGTCCTGATTCGTAAGGTACGGCAATCCATCGATGCCCGAGGCAGGCAGGTGAAAGTTAACGTGCAGGCGGATGTATTTATAGATGAAGTACCTACCGAAGTAATCGATTACCGCAAACCCTTGGTCGATGTCAGCCAAAGCGATGCGGTGATCATTGTAGGCTGCGGTCCGGCGGGTACCTTCGCCGCCCTGCGCCTCATCGAGGCCGGCCTAAAACCCATCATCCTGGAACGCGGGAAAGATGTACGGTCCCGTCGCCGCGACCTGGCGGCCATTAATCGGCATCATACGGTAAATCCTGACTCAAATTATTGTTTCGGCGAAGGGGGCGCAGGTACCTACTCGGATGGAAAACTGTACACCCGGTCGAACAAGCGGGGAAATATCCGGCGTATTCTGGAAATCTTTGTTGCCCATGGAGCCAGCGAAGACATTCTCATCGAGGCTCATCCGCATATCGGCACCAATAAACTACCCAAAATTGTGGCCGAAATGCGCGAAACCATCGAAAGCGCAGGAGGAGAAATTCATTTCGACAGCCGGGTGGTCGATTTGCTGATCGAGCAAAATGAAATAAAAGGGGTAGTAACCAGAGATGGAAATGAACATACAGGGTTGGGGGTGATTCTGGCGACCGGACATTCCGCCCGTGATATATTCGACTTACTGCATACCCGAAACGTGACGATCGAAGAGAAACCCTTTGCGATGGGCGTACGGATTGAACATCCGCAACAAACGATCGATCGGATTCAGTACCACTGTGGCACCGACCGGGGACCCTACCTACCTGCGGCCTCGTACAGCCTGGTGGCACAAACCCGCTACAAAGGTCTTCAGCGGGGGGTATTTTCTTTTTGCATGTGTCCTGGTGGATTTATAGTACCCTCGGCCACATCCCCCGGCGAGTTGGTAGTCAACGGTATGTCGCCCTCACGCCGGGATTCGCGCTTTGCTAATTCGGGCATCGTGGTAGCAACGCAACCGGCCGATACTAAGCAGTACCGGGAGTTCGGCCCCTTGGCAGGCCTGCATTTTCAGCGGGAAGTGGAGCAACGGGCCTGCCAAATGGCGGGCAATACCCAAACTGCCCCCGCCCAGCGAGTAAATGATTTTCTTTCCAAGAAAATTTCGTCGTCCTTAAACGATACGTCCTACCAGCCCGGCTTGCTGGCGGCTGACTTTTTTTCGGTTCTGCCCGAAACCATTGTTCACCCGCTGCAAAAGGGCCTGCAGGAATTCGGCCAAAAAATGAAAGGGTACACTACACAGGAAGCCCAACTGATCGGGGTGGAAAGCCGTACCTCATCGCCCGTCAGAATCCCGCGTGACCCGCACCTTTGCGAACACCCTTCGCTCAAACGCCTTTTTCCGTGCGGAGAGGGAGCCGGCTACGCGGGGGGCATCATGTCGGCTGCGATGGATGGGGAACGCTGCGCCGAACAATTGGTGGCGCGTTATCGGAAATAA
- a CDS encoding RNA polymerase sigma factor — MGKSSGVVRSTVSTVPSRVWDDTTLWQSFRKGDRTAFEHILESHYTLLLKYGIRICNDKEFVKDCLHDLFVDLWNRREQLEEIRNLKSYLLVSFRRKVLKESHKLRWFREAGEVTEDYTFEVQFTIEAYLINNEVQHESLLRLKNSLEKLTKRQREVIYLRFYQEMDYDEIADSLGINYHSVVNLMYEGMKLLRKNWFLALLTTCTFFS; from the coding sequence ATGGGCAAATCGAGCGGGGTAGTCCGAAGTACCGTTTCCACTGTACCCAGCCGAGTGTGGGATGACACAACGCTGTGGCAAAGCTTCCGAAAAGGTGACCGTACCGCGTTTGAACACATTCTGGAAAGCCACTATACATTACTGCTCAAATACGGAATTAGGATTTGCAATGACAAAGAGTTTGTAAAAGATTGCCTGCATGATTTGTTTGTGGATTTGTGGAACCGAAGGGAGCAGCTGGAGGAAATCCGGAACCTTAAATCCTACCTCCTGGTTTCGTTCCGCCGGAAAGTCCTGAAAGAATCCCATAAACTACGTTGGTTCAGGGAAGCCGGGGAAGTTACGGAAGACTACACGTTTGAGGTCCAGTTCACGATAGAGGCGTACCTGATCAATAATGAGGTACAGCACGAATCGCTTTTGCGGCTTAAAAATAGTCTGGAGAAACTCACCAAACGACAGCGGGAGGTAATCTATTTGCGTTTTTATCAGGAGATGGATTACGATGAAATCGCTGATTCGCTGGGAATAAACTACCACTCGGTGGTGAATCTGATGTACGAAGGAATGAAGCTACTACGGAAAAACTGGTTCCTTGCCCTTCTGACTACCTGTACCTTCTTCTCCTGA
- a CDS encoding NUDIX hydrolase, whose translation MSHPFFESFIGEVTQKFQSPLPGERAHASMLANSPLRMNARPNARTRKSAVLILFYPYQGEVYLPLILRPAYDGVHSGQMAFPGGRFEPTDEDLIRTAKREAQEEIGLRLNDVRVLGVLSELFIPPSNFFVLPVVAYLPYRPEFFPDPREVEKVLEVPYREIKDKSIIGQSEIEVRGKLIQAPHYLIQTYKVWGATAMMISELLTLLES comes from the coding sequence ATGTCGCACCCTTTTTTTGAATCCTTTATTGGTGAGGTAACGCAAAAATTCCAGTCCCCCCTACCGGGCGAGCGGGCTCATGCCAGTATGCTGGCCAACTCGCCCCTCCGGATGAATGCCCGGCCCAATGCCCGCACCCGTAAGAGCGCCGTTCTGATTCTCTTTTATCCCTATCAGGGGGAGGTGTATCTACCCCTGATCCTGCGCCCTGCCTACGATGGTGTACATTCGGGGCAAATGGCATTTCCGGGAGGACGTTTTGAACCCACCGATGAAGACTTGATTCGAACCGCCAAGCGTGAAGCTCAGGAAGAAATCGGCCTGCGGCTCAACGATGTGCGGGTTTTGGGAGTCCTGAGCGAGTTGTTCATTCCTCCCAGTAATTTTTTTGTCCTGCCCGTAGTGGCCTACCTACCCTACCGCCCCGAGTTTTTTCCAGATCCCCGCGAGGTGGAAAAAGTCCTTGAGGTACCCTACCGGGAAATCAAGGACAAATCGATCATTGGCCAGAGCGAAATCGAAGTGCGGGGCAAATTGATACAGGCTCCCCATTACCTCATTCAGACCTACAAGGTATGGGGCGCCACCGCCATGATGATCAGTGAACTGCTCACCTTGCTGGAATCCTGA
- a CDS encoding DoxX family protein produces MIVYLMGLLYMTAGIAHLVSPRFFLKIVPPYLPFPDVLVLLSGIAEIVLGTLLFFPTIRPWAAWGIIILLIAVFPANLYMAYGAPFQALSAWLRWGRLPLQLVLIWWAYQYTK; encoded by the coding sequence ATGATAGTGTACCTAATGGGATTGCTTTACATGACGGCCGGCATCGCCCACTTGGTAAGCCCCCGCTTCTTTCTCAAAATAGTACCGCCGTACCTACCCTTCCCCGATGTGTTGGTTTTGCTTTCAGGAATAGCCGAAATAGTACTGGGTACCCTGCTCTTCTTCCCTACCATCCGTCCCTGGGCAGCTTGGGGTATTATCATATTACTTATTGCGGTATTTCCCGCCAATCTCTACATGGCCTATGGCGCACCGTTTCAGGCTTTGTCCGCCTGGCTGAGGTGGGGTCGTTTGCCCTTACAGTTGGTGCTGATCTGGTGGGCCTATCAGTATACAAAGTAG
- a CDS encoding ABC transporter ATP-binding protein — MSLLQLSAISKQFDDKMVLTDLSLTVQPGEWVGIVGESGSGKSTLLKIIGRFIDADQGSVNLKGTPLQPVRDQLIKGHKAIKLVQQDYELFPNQTARENISYALRFYERDYRERKVDELVELTRLSVVQHQKAKLLSGGEKQRTALAQAVAEVPELLLLDEPFAHLDLRNKQNLAEAIEDLKSSHQLTCLFVTHDAGEALAWADRLIILKEGKIVQEGTPREIYEQPVSVYVAELTGQVNLIPGSIPGKWQMIRPNFLRLVTEEGKARWKAAITKIHFKGGHYEYVCKTTEGQNLIFYRNRRDKKVGDEVLLNHAMKYLRDMPR; from the coding sequence ATGTCTCTACTCCAACTGTCAGCCATATCCAAGCAATTTGATGATAAAATGGTGCTTACAGACCTTTCCCTGACCGTCCAGCCGGGCGAATGGGTAGGGATTGTTGGAGAGAGCGGATCGGGGAAAAGTACCCTTCTGAAAATCATCGGTCGTTTTATCGACGCGGACCAGGGCTCGGTCAATCTCAAAGGTACCCCTTTGCAGCCCGTTCGGGATCAACTAATCAAAGGCCACAAAGCCATAAAATTGGTACAGCAGGACTACGAGCTGTTTCCCAATCAGACTGCGCGCGAAAACATTTCGTATGCCTTGCGTTTCTACGAACGGGACTATCGGGAACGAAAAGTCGATGAATTGGTTGAATTGACCCGACTTTCGGTCGTTCAGCACCAAAAGGCCAAGTTGCTGTCGGGTGGTGAAAAGCAGCGCACTGCGCTGGCGCAGGCCGTGGCCGAGGTACCTGAGTTGCTGCTACTCGACGAACCTTTTGCCCACTTGGATTTGCGTAATAAACAAAACCTGGCCGAAGCCATTGAGGACTTGAAAAGCTCACACCAATTGACCTGCCTCTTCGTCACCCACGATGCCGGGGAGGCGCTGGCCTGGGCGGATCGGTTGATTATATTAAAAGAAGGAAAAATCGTTCAGGAAGGTACCCCCAGGGAAATTTACGAACAACCCGTCAGTGTGTACGTGGCAGAGCTTACGGGACAAGTCAATCTGATTCCGGGCTCTATTCCGGGGAAATGGCAGATGATTCGGCCGAATTTTCTAAGGTTGGTCACAGAGGAAGGAAAAGCCCGATGGAAGGCTGCAATCACAAAAATCCATTTTAAAGGGGGGCATTATGAGTATGTATGTAAAACTACGGAGGGACAAAATTTAATTTTTTACCGAAACCGGAGGGATAAAAAGGTTGGTGACGAAGTACTCCTCAACCATGCCATGAAATATCTGAGAGATATGCCCCGCTAA
- a CDS encoding sterol desaturase family protein, translated as MEIIFEELIIQFSTPLYLLLIGAEVFLSHAQHRVYYSWRDTFMNALLMMLNAGIDLSFRILYIGILAWFFDIRFLEPLENPYLYWFALFLAEDFIFYILHYVDHKSRLFWAIHVTHHSSEYFNLTTGFRSSVFQPLYRFVYFVPLVVLGFRPADIVLMYSITQIYGILVHTKYIDRLGWLEKVLVTPSHHRVHHASNIEYLDRNMGMCLIIWDKLFGTFQEELDEVELRFGLTKSLDDTSVENTVFHEWKEIVQDVKQQTTWKLRLGYLLKPPGWSHDGSRLTAEQLREAYLSQKKGSSESGGLL; from the coding sequence ATGGAGATCATTTTTGAGGAACTGATCATTCAATTTTCCACCCCCCTTTATCTACTTCTGATCGGAGCAGAAGTATTTCTCAGTCACGCCCAGCATCGCGTATATTATAGTTGGCGAGATACATTCATGAATGCTCTGCTGATGATGTTGAATGCAGGTATTGATCTGTCATTCAGGATTTTATATATTGGTATTCTGGCATGGTTTTTCGACATACGATTTCTCGAGCCGCTTGAAAACCCTTATCTTTACTGGTTCGCACTCTTTCTGGCGGAGGATTTTATTTTTTACATCCTTCACTATGTGGATCATAAAAGCCGACTGTTCTGGGCTATCCATGTCACCCATCATTCATCCGAATATTTCAATTTGACGACTGGATTTCGTTCGTCGGTTTTTCAACCTCTGTACCGTTTTGTTTATTTCGTGCCGCTGGTTGTGTTGGGTTTTCGACCCGCTGACATTGTACTGATGTATTCGATTACTCAGATCTATGGCATTCTGGTCCATACCAAGTACATAGATAGGCTCGGTTGGTTGGAAAAAGTACTGGTTACGCCGTCGCATCACCGGGTTCACCATGCCTCCAACATCGAGTATCTTGATCGGAATATGGGTATGTGCCTGATCATCTGGGATAAGCTTTTTGGTACTTTCCAGGAAGAACTGGACGAAGTGGAGTTGCGGTTTGGATTGACCAAATCGCTGGATGATACCTCGGTTGAAAATACCGTTTTTCACGAATGGAAGGAGATTGTGCAGGATGTCAAACAGCAGACCACCTGGAAACTACGATTGGGCTACCTGCTGAAACCCCCGGGCTGGTCGCATGACGGTAGCCGCTTGACGGCTGAACAACTGCGTGAAGCGTATTTGTCCCAAAAAAAGGGTAGTTCAGAATCAGGAGGTCTGTTGTAA
- a CDS encoding FecR family protein: protein MKNYLNYKVDDFFQDLYFRKWVLDSLPTTDHFWTAWYVAHPEQREIIEEAKALVLAFQCEDVPVDADEVKQSVEAIMLFTESGSPVPLYGRVWFRVAACLLVGLGFTFWIASRWNRSATDVITTAQPHESDTLKITSTANSEAQIQNITLHDGSKITLKANSTLRIAEDFDKTSRVVYLTGEALFEVAKDPQKPFLVYTENLVTRVLGTSFEIRDFTQEKDVSVSVKTGKVTVFKNKSTPVSTLSENIILMPNQQAVYVKADRKLVKTIVENPVKLHEPMQFRNFVYNEAPIPQVLSELEDAYGVKIIFDEQQLKHCNLTARMTNEPLFEKLTLICETIQARYEIVDGQIVVDSRGCH from the coding sequence ATGAAAAACTACTTAAATTATAAGGTAGATGATTTTTTTCAGGATTTGTATTTCCGAAAATGGGTTTTGGATTCCCTGCCTACCACGGATCATTTCTGGACCGCCTGGTACGTTGCTCATCCCGAACAGCGGGAGATCATCGAGGAAGCCAAAGCGCTGGTACTGGCCTTTCAATGTGAGGATGTTCCAGTCGATGCGGATGAAGTAAAGCAGTCGGTAGAGGCCATCATGCTTTTTACAGAATCTGGGTCTCCCGTTCCTTTGTACGGCCGGGTGTGGTTTCGAGTAGCAGCCTGTCTGCTGGTCGGGCTGGGTTTCACATTCTGGATAGCAAGCAGGTGGAATAGGTCGGCTACTGACGTCATTACCACCGCCCAACCCCACGAATCAGATACCCTTAAAATCACTTCCACAGCGAATTCGGAAGCCCAGATCCAGAACATAACCTTGCATGATGGATCAAAAATCACCCTGAAAGCCAACAGTACCCTCCGCATTGCCGAGGATTTCGATAAAACTTCCCGGGTGGTTTACCTCACAGGGGAGGCACTTTTCGAGGTGGCCAAAGATCCGCAAAAACCTTTCCTGGTATACACTGAGAATCTGGTGACTCGGGTACTGGGTACCAGCTTTGAAATCAGGGATTTTACGCAGGAAAAGGATGTTTCGGTTTCGGTAAAAACCGGCAAGGTAACGGTATTCAAAAATAAGTCGACTCCAGTAAGTACCCTCTCCGAAAATATCATACTCATGCCTAATCAGCAGGCGGTTTATGTAAAAGCCGACCGGAAATTGGTGAAAACAATTGTTGAAAACCCCGTTAAGCTGCACGAACCTATGCAGTTTCGAAATTTCGTGTACAACGAGGCTCCAATCCCCCAGGTACTTAGCGAGCTTGAGGACGCTTATGGAGTAAAAATCATTTTCGATGAACAGCAATTAAAGCATTGCAACCTGACCGCCCGCATGACCAACGAGCCCCTTTTTGAGAAGTTGACGCTGATTTGTGAAACCATACAAGCCCGCTATGAGATCGTGGACGGTCAGATCGTGGTGGATAGCCGGGGTTGCCACTAA
- a CDS encoding acyl-CoA dehydrogenase family protein, producing the protein MTDFYDISDLLTDENRQVQKTVADFTDAEIKPIIEQYAQKAEFPGHLMRRFGELGLFGTTLPVEYGGAGADSISYGLVCQEIERGDSGMRSTISVQSSLVMGPIFQYGTEAQKRRYLPKLASGEYLGCFGLTEPDFGSNPAGMASRLVAVGDHYILNGSKTWISNAPLADVAVVWARNQEGRVQGLILERGMEGFSTPEIKNKWSLRTSATGELVFDQVKVPHENLLPGAVGVGAALGCLDNARYGIAWGAAGAAIDCYETALQYALERIQFDKPIAAFQLTQKKLAEMLTEITKAQLVAWRLGTLKNAGKATSAQISLAKRNNVAMALQVAREARQILGGMGITGQYPIMRHLMNLESVVTYEGTHDIHLLILGADITGLPAFK; encoded by the coding sequence ATGACTGATTTTTATGACATCTCGGATTTGCTGACTGATGAAAACCGCCAAGTTCAAAAAACAGTAGCCGACTTCACTGACGCCGAAATCAAACCGATCATAGAGCAGTACGCGCAGAAAGCCGAATTCCCCGGACATTTGATGAGGCGGTTTGGGGAGTTAGGACTATTTGGTACCACGCTGCCCGTTGAATACGGCGGGGCGGGTGCTGATTCCATAAGCTACGGGCTGGTGTGCCAGGAGATCGAGCGCGGTGATTCGGGGATGCGCTCCACTATTTCGGTGCAGAGCTCGTTGGTGATGGGGCCGATTTTTCAATATGGTACCGAAGCTCAGAAACGCCGGTACCTGCCTAAACTGGCCAGTGGCGAGTACCTGGGTTGCTTTGGACTAACCGAACCAGATTTTGGTTCCAATCCTGCCGGTATGGCTTCCCGTTTGGTTGCAGTGGGTGATCACTACATCCTGAATGGATCGAAAACCTGGATTTCGAATGCTCCATTGGCCGATGTGGCGGTGGTGTGGGCTCGTAATCAGGAGGGTAGAGTACAGGGATTGATTCTGGAAAGGGGTATGGAAGGTTTCTCGACTCCTGAAATCAAGAACAAATGGTCGCTACGGACGAGTGCTACGGGCGAATTGGTGTTTGATCAGGTGAAGGTACCCCACGAAAACCTTTTGCCCGGTGCCGTGGGGGTAGGAGCCGCCCTGGGATGTCTTGACAACGCCCGCTACGGAATTGCCTGGGGAGCCGCGGGAGCGGCTATCGATTGTTACGAAACTGCTTTGCAGTACGCTTTGGAACGCATTCAGTTTGACAAACCGATTGCAGCTTTTCAGCTCACCCAAAAAAAACTGGCCGAAATGCTGACCGAAATAACCAAGGCCCAGCTGGTTGCCTGGCGGCTGGGTACCCTAAAAAATGCCGGCAAAGCTACCTCGGCGCAGATTTCGCTGGCTAAGCGGAACAATGTGGCTATGGCCCTGCAGGTAGCCCGCGAAGCCCGCCAAATACTGGGAGGGATGGGCATTACAGGACAGTACCCGATTATGCGGCATCTGATGAATTTAGAATCGGTGGTCACCTATGAAGGTACCCATGACATTCACCTGCTGATACTCGGGGCGGATATAACCGGACTACCTGCTTTTAAATGA